The genomic window TCCATACACTGTCTCCATTAACATCCACCTGTTTGATGTTGAGAGAATAGCCCTCTTCAAGAGTGAGAGATGATCCGGAGTAGATGGATTCGTCATCGTCCGTATCCAAAAGAACCTTCGAGAGGATGCCATCTGACATCAGGCTGAGAGTATAGGCACCATCGCCGAAATTACTGGAATCATAACCGGCGAAATAACGCTCTGCCATGAAGCCTATTATCTGATAACCTCCCCAAGCATCTTGTTCAAAATCTTTGGGGATAGGTTTTGTGATATAATTAAGCTTACCTTCCTTTATTTCACGATTAGAAGCATCAATAGTTATTTCCATGGTCTCTGAAGTGTCACCTGTGTCAAGATCATAGTAGAAACCGGAGAAACTGCGACCATCCCATGTGTAAGTAGTTGACTGATTTCCTTCTTCCCATATGCGGTTACCCCATTCGTAAGTGGCAGAATGAGTCGTGGTAGTATTTGATACCTCATTTTCGTTAACGTTACCACTTGTGTCAACGGTCTTTACTTCAATAGTATATTCTGTATCAAAGTCTAAATCCGTTGCATTGTATTCGGAATTGGAACTATTTATCTCAAAAACACCATCAAAATATATTTCTGTGTGATTGAAATCGCCATCTGAGGGGTTATCCCAGGTCCATTTTATCCAAGTAGTTCCTACTTCAGCAGCTGATAGAGAAGATACAGGAGAAGGAGGGGTTGTGTCAGAATTTGTTGTAGATGTTTGATTTACCCAAGTGGAATTTACGTTGCCACTTGTATCAACAGTACGTATGCTTATGTCGTAAGAAGTATCTGAATCCAATCCTGTTGCATTGTATTCAGGATTGGAACTATTTATCTCAAAAACACCATCAAAATATATTTCTGTGTGATTGAAATCAGAATCAGATGGATTAGTCCAGGACCATCTTATCCAGTGTTCAGAAGTTGTATTGTCTAAATCCTTAATACTAGCCGGAGGGGTGGAATCCGGCGATAGTGTAGTAGCTGTATCATTAACCCATGTAGAATTTATATTTCCACTTGTATCAACAGTATGTGTACTTATTTCATAATCACTTCCAGGATCCAGAGAACTATTTGTATAGGACTCTGAGGAAGTATTTGTTTGCCAAGTATCATTAAGATAAATCATGACATAATCAAAATCAGAATCTAGAGGATTATCCCAAGACCATGTAATTTCCTCCAAACCAACGTTGCTTTCATTCAAATTATTAATGCTAGCTGGTGGAATTATATCATCAGTAGTTGCAGTATCATTATTCCATTCAGACAGATTTCCTCCATTATCAACAGCACGTGTTGAAATCTCATATTCCTTGTCTGAGTCTAAACCAGTAGCATTATAAAATTGATCTGTCACACTATCTTCAAAAGTACCATCAATATACACAGAAACATTACTGAAATTAGTTTCAGCAGGATTATCCCATGTCCAGTTTATCCAAGTAGTTCCTGTATCAGATTCATTAAGATTACTAACACTTGAAATTGCGGATGCACTCCCACAAACAACTCCAAATATCAGTAAACTAGCTATAATTAATTTAAATCCGGTTTTCATACCATAATCTCCTTTGTAATCATATCTGATCAGATGTTCCTATATGTAAATAACCTTTTCGATTAATAGCAAAGTTTGCCCCATCTTTGCCAACCAAGCTAATACCCGCGTCAATGTCAACAATTTCTCCTACAACAGTTAAATAAGATTCGGCCTGTAACGCCTCGAACATATCTTTGGAAACCGTTACCAATAACTCGAAATCTCCTCCTGAATACAGAGCCATTTCCAGGGCCTCTTTCTCACTTGAAGCAATCTCAGAAACACGCCTGTCTACTGGCAGCAACTCTTCCCTCAGGACAAATCCCACTTCATTGACCGAGGCAAGATCATACAGCGACAGTGCCAGCCCGTCACTGGTATCCATGGCAGAGGTCACAGCACCGCTTTTTGCAAGCATCCTGCCCTCGGCAATCCGGGGCACGGGTTCCAGAAGGGGTTTCATGAAATCATAATCAACATCCATATTTTTCAGGTACGCCTCCAGGGCTGCCCCTGCTCCTCCAAGGGTGCCGGTAACACAAACCAGATCTCCCGGTTTTGCCCCTTTGCGGGTGAGAAGTTCTTCTTTGGAAACCCTGCCCAGAGCAGTTCCCGTGATGGTAAGTTCCTCATGGGAATCCACATCCCCTCCGATTACAGAAGTTTCGCAGAATTCTGCACAATCCCGCATTCCCCGGGCGATTTCCCCGGCGTCTTCCAGAGACATGTTTTGGGGGTAGCCCACCGCAGCAAGCAAACCCAGAGGCTGGCCACCCATTGCAGCAATATCACTGAAATTCACCGCAGCAGCCATCCAGCCGATCTGCCAGGGAGTCATCGTATCGGGAAAATCGGTTTTTTGGTGCAACATGTCCGTAGTAACTACAAGGTACTCCCCGCCAAATTCAAGGACCGCACAATCATCATCTCCGGCAGGCACACTCAATTCCCTGTTACCCCTGCCAAAGATCGAAGACAGCTGTGCAATAAACGCACGTTCATCAATATCCTTTATCGTTGATACCATCGAAACCTCCGGAGATATCCAATGCCCGTCCTCGTATGAATATCAGCAATACGAATGTTCTGGTTTATCAAATCAGAAGGCATCGGAAAAAGCCAGAAACACGCCTGCAAATCAAGTACCTGCAGGACAGGCAATGATTCAGCAGGTACGCTTCTCAGAAACATACCTTATAAAAGGTACTGCCGGCACATATAAAGAACTTACTTAAACTACAGACTGGTTTGAAGTTATTTTTTCACAGCCGTTTTTGCCTGTACGTATAAAGACATTATTCAGGAAAGGAGTTGCAGCATGACCCAGGGATAAAAGTTCATCCCGATTCAAGGGTGACAGATCCCTCAGCTTCCCGTCCATTGAATGTTCCGTTTCACCCTGCTGGATAAAATAAGGGACATCGCTGCCAGCACATTTTACAATAGAAGAAGCAATCGATTCAATATCTTCAGGTTTATCCATAAAACCCGGCAGCACGGTTGTCCTTAATTCCTGCAGGAGTTTGTTCTCTGCAGCCAGTTTTATGGAACGTTGTACATTATTCACAGCATCTGCCGGTGAAATTGTCACAGAAGGATAGGAACCATAACCAATCATCCTGCCATAATCCCCGGCATTTTCAAGAGAGGCTTTAACATCGATGAAAACACCATCAACCAATTCATTTTCAATAAGATCTTCCAGAACATCAACGTGTACACCATTGGTATGTAACCCGACCAGAAGTCCCATATCCCGGGCCATTTGAGCGATTCCGGAAACTGCCTGCTCCTGCTGCAGGGGTTCACCACCGGAGATTACCACAGAACTCACAAAAGGACGGGAAGTTTCCATTAACTGTTTTATCTGGGAACTTTCAACCAGCTCATAACCATTCAAAATAGAATAGTTCTGGCAGTAGGGACACCTGAAAGGACAGTCCCTTAAAAAGAAAACTACGGAAGCCTTGCCCGGCCAATCGAGGGTAGAAAGGGGGACATAGTCCCCAAAATTTACCTCGAAATCTTTAACGCATGTCAGGGGAGCCATATCTCATCCTATCCGCAAGTTCTTGTTTCTTGGCAGCATTCCATCCGCCTACAGACTGGATATAACCGGTAACCCTGGAAAGGTGCTCCACATTATCGGAATTACAATTTTCACAACTGTCCTGTAACCCGGACATCATATGGAAATCATTCATACAGACGGTCATATCTTTTGTAAAAGCAAAGTAGCCGGTCTGGGTGTTGCGTGCAAGATGCATTGTAAAGTCTTTCAGTCCCTTTGCATCGGGAGAACCTTCACCTAGCCAGATGTGCATGATATTACCTCCATCAACAATAGGGAAGAACACATGCTCTACATTGATCCGCTCCATCAGGGACAAGTCTGCGCCCGGTGGTGCATGTGTACCGTTGGTGTAATAGACAGGCAAATCGTGTGTTTCCTTGAGTCTGGCAACCGAGGATTCCACATCTCCCTTGAGGACCGAAGCAGCCTTTTCCCTGTATTCATCATGAAGCAGGTCTGAAACACCAAATCTCTGACAGGTGGTTTCAGCGGGCGTCCGTGCAAGAGCTATCTCAACCCCATGCTCCTCTGAAATCTTGCGGGCATGCATTTCCATTTCTGTCATTGCCCTGACTGCAACCTTGAAAGCCTCTTTTGACTCATGCATCTGGGAACCTGTATGATACTGGACCATCTCATTGATACCCACCACACCGATGGTAAACACAAGACTATCCATATCAACAGCAACAGCGCCTTTCTTGCCGGTAACCGGATCCTTGGGCTGCTGGGTGGCAAAGGGCATCCTGCCGGATTCGATAATAGGGGTCATCCATTTAAGTTTGGTATGGAACACTTCAATTGCCCTGTCCATCAAACCCTTAAGCTTTGCGAATAGTTCCTCATCATCGCCCTGTGCCTCGTAGGCAGCCCTTGGGCAATTCAGGGAAACAACCTGCCAGGAACCCATGGAAAAGTGTTTTCCGTCCTTGAAGTTGAGCTTTTCTTCAAATTCATCATCATCTTCTGCATTTGCAGAAAACTGATAGGCACAGCACTGGTAACAGGAGATCCCTTCACCTGCTCCCCTGTAAGGAGGAAGCTGGTTATCAAAGTAAGGAGTGCCAAACTTGGCGGTAAGTTCGAACGTCAGGTTATAAAGATCATCATAGGTCGGAAGTTCTGGATGAGCACGATTGAACATCTCGTCCTCTTCCATGAAATCAGGCTCAATGGAAATCTCCGGTTTGGGGAAATTAAAGGGTTTACCCCAGTAGTCACCTTCAAGCATGACATTCATAAGCGCCTGGAAGCCAAGACGGACCTCCCTTTCATACTCACCATAGACCCTAACGTCACTACCATCCGAGCCATCCCAGACATGTCCGCGATAGACTACAGGTTTATCTCTCCAGAGTTTTGGAACCCCGGGAGAAAGCTGTACGGAGGAAAAGACAAGCTGTCCTCCCCGGGCCACCATCATCTGAGTCATCTCATAAACGAACATCTGCATCAGCTGTTCGATCTCCTTGTATGACTTACCCTCTAAAAAGGGCGCAAGGAATGTAAGGAAATTATAAAATCCCTGACCTCCGGCAAAATTCGTCTGGGCACTACCCAGAGCTTTTACCGCATGAAGAACTGCAACTTCAGCTTTCATTGCAGGACCTGCAACACTGGCCTTGGCACCGGAACCATCCGGCATGAGTCCATAATAGAAGAAATATCTCAAATCCCAGTCCTGACAGAAAGCCCGGGTTCCCATGTATTCCAGGTCATGGATATGCAGATCACCATTAAGGTGAAGGTCGGAAAGTTTGGGTGGCAGAAGTAAAAGATACTGTTCCTTGGAGATCTTGTCGGCCTTTTTCTTGTGAGAGGTTTCCGCATTCTCCTGGAGATTGGCATTTTCCTTGGCTTCAAAGCCGGTACCCATATCGATCTCGCAGGCATCATAAACAGGAGTACCTACCCTGGTGGAAATATTACGCCATTCCACATCATTGCGCTCAATCAGGACCATATTAACAACTTCCCTGATAAGCGGGCCGGAGAGGAACCTTAGATTCATACTACGAATCCTTTTTTCCGTTTCCTTTGCTATACCAAGGGCCTCATCCCGGGTGATAGCCGGTATACCATGGAAACGTTCACTGAGAGAGGTTTCTTTTAGCAGCTGGTTTACAACGATATTGCGATCCCATTCAACCATGTGTCCGTCAGTGGTCCTGACTTTAGGCATTATTGAAACAAAACTCCCGTCAAGAGTCTGCTGTCTTGGAGATGATTCGGAAGTCGTGTCAACAATATTGGACGAAGGGATGGTGTCCTCAGGGACACCGCTTATATCGGTATTTTTTACTTTCTTATCAATTTCTTCTGCCATAGAATCCATATTAAGCCCCCATTTAATTTAGTAAATCCTGAAGGACATCCATATCCACATCACTACCTTTGAATATATTGTCAGATGTGAGGAAATCATCCCCTATCTGCAATACAGGTGCTTCACTTGTAAAGACACCATTTATGCGCAGTTCTGTAAGTGCTTCCGCAGATGTCATATCTGCTTCTTCAAACTGTACATTATTCTCTTTTAGCGTCGCTTTCAGACGGGCACATTTCGGGCAGACATCGGTGGTATAGATAATAATTTCAGACATGATACTCCATCCTTGTAACAATAAACACCATCAGGAGAGCCAAAGAAGATAGAACGGAATCAACAATCATAAATCCAGTTCCGATTTCCCCTAAACAACTGACTTCCCGCAGTAAGTAGATACGAAATAGGATTCATTCATTTATAATGCTTTTTCACCCTATGTCTGGATACACTGAAATGTGATTGATAACAAATATGATATACAATAAAATAGTCTAAATATTCTGAATTTAGTTTATTATCCGACCTGGTAACAAACAAAAAAAAGGAAGTTTCCAAAAGATGTATAACCTAAACACTGATAATAGCAGTAACTCAAACCAATTGAGGTGTACACTATAACCGACTTACTTACATCAGGATGCAAGCCTATAGATGAACTTCTTGGAGGAGGGTTCGAACAGGGAGTTGTGACCCAGATATATGGAGAATCAGGAAGCGGAAAGACAAACCTCTGCCTCCAGCTTGCAGTCCATTGCGTAAAGGGTGAAAAAAAAGCAATTCTTGTTGATACTGAGGCAATCTCGCCGGAAAGGTTCAGGCAGATAGCAGGTGAAAATGCCAGGGAAATTGCCCAGAACATAATTATCTACGAACCCCACAGTTTCGAGGAACAGTATTCTGCAATCCACGAGATAG from Methanohalophilus halophilus includes these protein-coding regions:
- the nrdD gene encoding anaerobic ribonucleoside-triphosphate reductase; translated protein: MPKVRTTDGHMVEWDRNIVVNQLLKETSLSERFHGIPAITRDEALGIAKETEKRIRSMNLRFLSGPLIREVVNMVLIERNDVEWRNISTRVGTPVYDACEIDMGTGFEAKENANLQENAETSHKKKADKISKEQYLLLLPPKLSDLHLNGDLHIHDLEYMGTRAFCQDWDLRYFFYYGLMPDGSGAKASVAGPAMKAEVAVLHAVKALGSAQTNFAGGQGFYNFLTFLAPFLEGKSYKEIEQLMQMFVYEMTQMMVARGGQLVFSSVQLSPGVPKLWRDKPVVYRGHVWDGSDGSDVRVYGEYEREVRLGFQALMNVMLEGDYWGKPFNFPKPEISIEPDFMEEDEMFNRAHPELPTYDDLYNLTFELTAKFGTPYFDNQLPPYRGAGEGISCYQCCAYQFSANAEDDDEFEEKLNFKDGKHFSMGSWQVVSLNCPRAAYEAQGDDEELFAKLKGLMDRAIEVFHTKLKWMTPIIESGRMPFATQQPKDPVTGKKGAVAVDMDSLVFTIGVVGINEMVQYHTGSQMHESKEAFKVAVRAMTEMEMHARKISEEHGVEIALARTPAETTCQRFGVSDLLHDEYREKAASVLKGDVESSVARLKETHDLPVYYTNGTHAPPGADLSLMERINVEHVFFPIVDGGNIMHIWLGEGSPDAKGLKDFTMHLARNTQTGYFAFTKDMTVCMNDFHMMSGLQDSCENCNSDNVEHLSRVTGYIQSVGGWNAAKKQELADRMRYGSPDMR
- a CDS encoding glutaredoxin family protein, coding for MSEIIIYTTDVCPKCARLKATLKENNVQFEEADMTSAEALTELRINGVFTSEAPVLQIGDDFLTSDNIFKGSDVDMDVLQDLLN
- a CDS encoding anaerobic ribonucleoside-triphosphate reductase activating protein, which codes for MAPLTCVKDFEVNFGDYVPLSTLDWPGKASVVFFLRDCPFRCPYCQNYSILNGYELVESSQIKQLMETSRPFVSSVVISGGEPLQQEQAVSGIAQMARDMGLLVGLHTNGVHVDVLEDLIENELVDGVFIDVKASLENAGDYGRMIGYGSYPSVTISPADAVNNVQRSIKLAAENKLLQELRTTVLPGFMDKPEDIESIASSIVKCAGSDVPYFIQQGETEHSMDGKLRDLSPLNRDELLSLGHAATPFLNNVFIRTGKNGCEKITSNQSVV
- the thiL gene encoding thiamine-phosphate kinase, with the protein product MVSTIKDIDERAFIAQLSSIFGRGNRELSVPAGDDDCAVLEFGGEYLVVTTDMLHQKTDFPDTMTPWQIGWMAAAVNFSDIAAMGGQPLGLLAAVGYPQNMSLEDAGEIARGMRDCAEFCETSVIGGDVDSHEELTITGTALGRVSKEELLTRKGAKPGDLVCVTGTLGGAGAALEAYLKNMDVDYDFMKPLLEPVPRIAEGRMLAKSGAVTSAMDTSDGLALSLYDLASVNEVGFVLREELLPVDRRVSEIASSEKEALEMALYSGGDFELLVTVSKDMFEALQAESYLTVVGEIVDIDAGISLVGKDGANFAINRKGYLHIGTSDQI